One segment of Macaca fascicularis isolate 582-1 chromosome 4, T2T-MFA8v1.1 DNA contains the following:
- the MED20 gene encoding mediator of RNA polymerase II transcription subunit 20 isoform X2, which translates to MPVAEGKSVQQTVELLTRKLEMLGAEKQGTFCVDCETYHTAASTLGSQGQTGKLMYVMHNSEYPLSCFALFENGPCLIADTNFDVLMVKLKGFFQSAKASKIETRGTRYQYCDFLVKVGTVTMGPSARGISVEVEYGPCVVASDCWSLLLEFLQSFLGSHTPGAPAVFGNRHDAVYGPADTMVQYMELFNKIRKQQQVPVAGIR; encoded by the exons ATGCCTGTGGCTGAGGGCAAGAGTGTTCAGCAAACCGTAGAGCTCCTTACCCGGAAATTGGAGATGCTTGGGGCAGAGAAGCAAGGAACATTTTGTGTGGACTGTGAGACTTACCATACGGCTGCATCTACCCTTGGCAGCCAAG GTCAGACCGGGAAGCTGATGTATGTGATGCACAACTCAGAGTACCCATTGAGCTGTTTCGCTCTCTTTGAGAATGGCCCTTGTCTTATTGCTGACACCAACTTTGATGTGCTTATGGTGAAGCTCAAGGGCTTTTTCCAGAGTGCTAAGGCCAGCAAGATTGAAACCCGGGGCACCCGGTACCAGTACTGTGACTTCCTGGTGAAGGTGGGCACGGTCACAATGGGGCCCAGTGCCCGGGGCATCTCTGTGGAG GTGGAGTATGGCCCCTGTGTGGTAGCTAGTGACTGCTGGAGCCTGCTGCTTGAGTTCCTACAGAGTTTTCTAGGCAGCCACACACCAGGCGCTCCCGCAGTGTTTGGGAACAGACATGATGCAGTCTACGGCCCAGCAGATACCATGGTCCAGTACATGGAACTCTTCAACAAGATCCGCAAGCAGCAGCAGGTGCCGGTGGCTGGGATTCGTTAG
- the MED20 gene encoding mediator of RNA polymerase II transcription subunit 20 isoform X1 encodes MGVTCVSQMPVAEGKSVQQTVELLTRKLEMLGAEKQGTFCVDCETYHTAASTLGSQGQTGKLMYVMHNSEYPLSCFALFENGPCLIADTNFDVLMVKLKGFFQSAKASKIETRGTRYQYCDFLVKVGTVTMGPSARGISVEVEYGPCVVASDCWSLLLEFLQSFLGSHTPGAPAVFGNRHDAVYGPADTMVQYMELFNKIRKQQQVPVAGIR; translated from the exons ATGGGAGTGACTTG TGTGTCCCAGATGCCTGTGGCTGAGGGCAAGAGTGTTCAGCAAACCGTAGAGCTCCTTACCCGGAAATTGGAGATGCTTGGGGCAGAGAAGCAAGGAACATTTTGTGTGGACTGTGAGACTTACCATACGGCTGCATCTACCCTTGGCAGCCAAG GTCAGACCGGGAAGCTGATGTATGTGATGCACAACTCAGAGTACCCATTGAGCTGTTTCGCTCTCTTTGAGAATGGCCCTTGTCTTATTGCTGACACCAACTTTGATGTGCTTATGGTGAAGCTCAAGGGCTTTTTCCAGAGTGCTAAGGCCAGCAAGATTGAAACCCGGGGCACCCGGTACCAGTACTGTGACTTCCTGGTGAAGGTGGGCACGGTCACAATGGGGCCCAGTGCCCGGGGCATCTCTGTGGAG GTGGAGTATGGCCCCTGTGTGGTAGCTAGTGACTGCTGGAGCCTGCTGCTTGAGTTCCTACAGAGTTTTCTAGGCAGCCACACACCAGGCGCTCCCGCAGTGTTTGGGAACAGACATGATGCAGTCTACGGCCCAGCAGATACCATGGTCCAGTACATGGAACTCTTCAACAAGATCCGCAAGCAGCAGCAGGTGCCGGTGGCTGGGATTCGTTAG
- the MED20 gene encoding mediator of RNA polymerase II transcription subunit 20 isoform X3: MYVMHNSEYPLSCFALFENGPCLIADTNFDVLMVKLKGFFQSAKASKIETRGTRYQYCDFLVKVGTVTMGPSARGISVEVEYGPCVVASDCWSLLLEFLQSFLGSHTPGAPAVFGNRHDAVYGPADTMVQYMELFNKIRKQQQVPVAGIR; the protein is encoded by the exons ATGTATGTGATGCACAACTCAGAGTACCCATTGAGCTGTTTCGCTCTCTTTGAGAATGGCCCTTGTCTTATTGCTGACACCAACTTTGATGTGCTTATGGTGAAGCTCAAGGGCTTTTTCCAGAGTGCTAAGGCCAGCAAGATTGAAACCCGGGGCACCCGGTACCAGTACTGTGACTTCCTGGTGAAGGTGGGCACGGTCACAATGGGGCCCAGTGCCCGGGGCATCTCTGTGGAG GTGGAGTATGGCCCCTGTGTGGTAGCTAGTGACTGCTGGAGCCTGCTGCTTGAGTTCCTACAGAGTTTTCTAGGCAGCCACACACCAGGCGCTCCCGCAGTGTTTGGGAACAGACATGATGCAGTCTACGGCCCAGCAGATACCATGGTCCAGTACATGGAACTCTTCAACAAGATCCGCAAGCAGCAGCAGGTGCCGGTGGCTGGGATTCGTTAG